The following is a genomic window from Nitrospira sp..
CGAAGCGGTGAGGAGAGCCATATGCTCTCGGTTGCCGGTCACCAGGTACTCGACCGTCGTTTTTTCATCGCCGGTCGCAAAGATGGTGCTGGAGTCCATGTTGGCCTTCGTCGCCAGCTGCGAGACGTTCAGATAGAACTCCAGTTCCGGCTTTAAGACCGACAGTGTCCTTCTCAAAACTGGATAGGGTTCGAGGTCCAACCCGCTTGGAAACATAAAGATCGCCCCCACAAGCAGTCCGTCCTCGTCGAAAAAGTAAGATTCATCTGCATGCGAGGGACTGTGCGCTGCGGGGTACAATAATTCCTGGCCGCTTCCCCAGGGTCGCGCGGTGAATGTGTGAGGCGGAACTTTTTTTAAAACCTCAGGCTTGCGGTCGCACAACTCAGCCGTCGTCTTGAGCAGGATGAGGTCGCTCTCGGAAGGGGGAAGATTGGGTCTGATCGGAGGCGGCGGACCGCTACATCCGGCAATCAGGCTGAAAAGAATACCGCTTATTGCAAGAGTGCCGAATCGGCGAAACAACGGCATAGGGTCTCCGGTCGAGGATCCAGAGTCTGAAGCCAATGAAACTTACACGAATTCGTGGAGCTTTGCGAACGGGCAAGAAAAAGCCCGCCCCCTCGAATAAGGGAACGGGCTTTCTCGATGAGTGGCGAGCGGCGTCTACCGGCGCTGACTGTCTTGCATATTGTCTTCAGCCGTGAAGCCGAACAAATACGGGAACGCGCCGGTCAAAGTATAGATCGGCCGGTTCACCGCATAATCTAACGCATGGCCGAGCGGGTGAAGCAAGAATCCCATCCAGCGGATTGGGTTGTCGTTAATCGGGCTGCCGGCCACCGGATCTGAATAGACCAGCGCCGTGCTATCCAACACGTTGTAAATACTTGTCGGAGGATTGTATTCCTTTTCTGCCGCCGTGCCTGCTTGATTCGTCGTCGTGCATCCTGTTGCAAGCACCGCCATCAGCACCGCGCCCATTGCCCATGATGTTGGTCGCATATCTACCCTCACTTTGTTCGATCCCATCGGCCGTAGCCTCTACAATCCCTGAAATACAGTGTGAAGTGTAGCCGACGGCTCCGATTCTGTCCAGAAACTGGGCAATTATCGAGCGCGTCAGCCGAGTAGCGTATTAGAGGGGGTTCGAAGTACGCATGGTGGGCGATACAGGGATCGAACCTGTGGCCTCTTCCGTGTGAAGGAAGCGCTCTACCACTGAGCCAATCGCCCATGCGGGCCAAGTCTAGCACGGAGCAATTCACGGGTTCAATTGTACAGACTGAGAATGATGCAGCAATTGGCCTATGGCTGGAAGCGGCCGCCTTGACTTCACAGAAACACGGTTTCTAGAATGCGCGTTCCTATTTTCCCTGAGAGGAGCGGGTGTGGGCATGAGAGATGACATCGTCATCATTGGAGGCGGGCTGGCTGGCTCCGAAGCAGCCTGGCAGGCGGCCAATCGAGGCGCGAAGGTGACGCTCTACGAGATGCGTCCGAAGGAGATGACGAAAGCGCATAAAACCGGCGGCTTGGCGGAGTTAGTCTGCTCCAATTCGCTCGGGTCGGCCGATCCGTTGAACGCCCCCGGCATTCTCAAGGAAGAAATGCGGCGGCTGGGGTCGTTGATTATTGCCTCGGCCGAACAGGCTCGGGTGCCGGCTGGCTCGGCGCTCGCCGTCGATCGCGATCAATTTTCTCTCGCGATCACGCAAGCGTTGGAAAGCCACCCGAATGTCCGCATTCTGCATGAAGAGATCACCGAGATCCCGACCGATTGCCTCTGCATCATTGCCACCGGCCCCTTAACGTCGGACAAACTGTCGGCGGCAATCCGCGCCGTGACGCAATCGCACCATTTATATTTCTTCGACGCTATCTCGCCGATCATCGACACAGAGTCAATCAATATGGACATCGTCTTCGCCGCCTCGCGGTACGATAAAGGGGGCGCCGACTATCTGAACTGTCCGATGGACGAGGCGCAATACAACGCCTTTTACGACGCGCTGATGGCGGCTGAAAAAGTGCAGCCGAAAGAATTCGAGAAGACACCCTATTTTGAAGCCTGCATCCCCATTGAAGTCATGGCGGAACGGGGCCGGCAAACGATGCTCTTCGGCCCGCTGAAACCGGTCGGCCTGGAAGATCCGCGAACCGGAAAGCGGCCGACTGCGGTCATTCAACTCCGAACCGAAAACGTGCATCGGACCTGCTACAACATGGTCGGGTTTCAGACGAAGCTGACCTACCCGGAACAGAAGCGCGTGTTTCGCATGATCCCCGGCTTGGAACAGGCGGAATTCCTCCGGTACGGCAGCCTGCATCGCAACACCTTTATTAACGCGCCGCACCTGCTCTTGAACACCTTGCAGTTCAAATCGCGCGGCACGCTGTTTTTCGCCGGTCAATTGATCGGCGTGGAAGGCTATACCGAATCCGCCGCCATGGGCGGCTTCGCAGGCATCAATGCGGCGCGCGCCCTCGCGGGACTGCCACTCGTGACTCCACCGGCCACAACCGCTCACGGGTGCCTAGTCGGCCATGTCGCCTCGTCCGACCCAAAACATTTCCAGCCGATGAATACGAATTACGGCCTCTTCCCGCCCCTTGCGCAACCGATTCGAGATAAAGAAAAGAAGCGGCAGCTCATTGCCCAGCGGGCTCGTGAGGATTTTGAAAGATGGATGACGCAATCCGCGCTTTCATGACCTTTCTCGCCGTCGAGCGGCAGGCCTCGCCGGAAACCATCCGCAGTTATCGTTCGGATCTCCAACAGCTGACGACCTTTCTCATTCAGGCCCAATCGGCGACGAAAAGACCGCACAGGCTCCCGATTGGCGACGTGACCACAGACTCCCTGCGCGCCTATTTGCACTGGCTTGACCGGAAGGGGGAAAAAGCCTCCTCCCTCGCACGCAAGCTCGCCTGCCTGAGAAGCTTCTACCGGTTCCATGTCCGCGAAGGGACTGTCGCAAAGAATCCAGCCGAAGATATCCGAAGCCCGAAGCTCCCTAAGACTCTGCCGCGGGTGCTGACAAAAGACGACGCCAACGCGCTGATGGAATTTCCGAAAGGCGTCGCGCCCTTGTCGCTCCGCGATCGCGCTATTTTAGAGACGCTCTATTCCACCGGCGCCCGCGTCAGTGAAGCCGTGGGGTTGAATCTTGGCGACCTCAACCAAGCCGACGAACTCGTCCATCTGCGCGGGAAAGGCCGGAAGGAACGGATCGTTCCCATTGGCGATGTCGCGCTCCAAGCGATCCAGGCCTATCGTCATTCGTTGAACCTGGCAGCCGATCGGGGCCACGCTACGATGCCACTGTTTCTCAACCACCAGGGCGGCCGCTTGACCGCGCGCAGCGTCGCCCGCCTCGTCGCCCGCTATTCCAGCCGCCTGGCAGGCGGTGCCGTTAGCCCCCATGCGCTCCGCCACTCCTACGCAACCCATCTCCTCGACGAAGGCGCAGATCTCCGTTCTATCCAAGAAATGTTGGGGCACGCTTCGCTCAGCACCACACAAAAATATACCCATCTGGCGACCGACCAGCTGCTGGCCGTCTATGACCGCGCGCATCCCAGGGCCAAAACTACGAAGACGCCGCCACGAAAAGACCCTCCTGCGTCATGAGCCGCAACTCGACCGCTAAAATCGCGCGACTATCCTTACGATTTCGAGCGGAACGGGATTGTGTTTCTGGGCGAAATTGATATATTCACGGGCCGCGCGCCTGCATGCGCCGCAGTGACGGAAGTGGAACGTAACCGAAGACATCCCCGAGAACTAGGAGCCGCCCATGAATCGACTGATTAAGAAAGCCAATATCCTGATCGAGGCGCTCCCCTACATCCGCACCTTCCGAGGCAAAACGGTCGTCATTAAGTATGGCGGGCATGCGATGACCGAGACTGCGCTCAAGGAGCGGTTCGCGGAAGACATCGTCCTGCTCAAGTATGTCGGGCTCAATCCCGTCATCGTGCATGGCGGCGGCCCCCAGATCGACAAGATGTTGACCAGGCTCGGCATCGAAGCCAAGTTTCGCCACGGCGTCCGGATCACCGACGAAGCCACCATGGAAATCGTGGAGATGGTCCTGGCCGGCAAGATCAACATGGAAATCGTGGAACTGCTGAATCGCCATGGAGGGCGCTCTGTCGGCCTCAGCGGAAAAGACGGCGGGCTGCTCATGGCGCAACCGCTCACCGCCAAATCCTGGGCCAAGAGTTTAGGCAAAGATTTGGAAGGCGACGACCAAGGCGATTTCGGATTAGTCGGCGAAGTGCAATCCGTTGACTCCAGTCTCGTGCTGAAGCTTCAACAAGACCACTACATTCCGGTCATCGCGCCGATCGGAACCGACAAGAACGGCAACACCTACAACATCAACGCCGACCTCGTCGCCGGTGCCATTGCCGCCTCGCTCCACGCGGAAAAGCTGGTGATGATGACCGACATCAAGGGAATCCGCGACGCCAACAACCGCCACCTTTCGACGGTCTCGCGGAAAGACGTGCAGCGGATGGTCAAAAAGGGCGTGATCGGCGAAGGCATGTTGCCGAAAGTGCATGCCTGCCTCGATGCACTGGCCGGAGGGGCCGGGAAGGCCCACATCATCGACGGCCGCATTCCGCACGCCCTCTTGCTCGAAATCTTCACCCGCAAAGGCATCGGCACCGAGATCGTGTCGTAGGTGCGCCGCACGTGGCCAGCCACCTCCTGACACATCTCGCCGCGCTCGTACGAGAGCGCCATCCCCGCACATCGCCGGCCGCATTACGTGAAACCGCGACCTATCTGTCGCAACAATTCACCCGGGCCGGACTAGTTGCCGACACCCACCGATTCGCTGCTTGGGGCAAACCTTACGACAACGTGATCGGGACCAAGCCCGCCGCGCATCGCACGTCCGCCGCGCCGCTGATTCTAGCCGCCCACTACGATACCGTCGAAGGGTCGCCCGGCGCCGACGACAATGCGAGCAGCCTCGCCGTGCTGCTCGAAGTCGCTCGCCGGCTTGCGCCAACCGCTCTGGCAAGGCCGGTCCAATTCATCGCCTTCTGTCTGGAAGAAGAAGACCTGCTGGGCAGCCGCGCCTACGTGAAGCATCTCGCCGCAACCGGTCATTCCGTGCATGGCGCCATCGTGCTCGAATGCGTGGGCTACGCCAGCGATCGGGAAGGTTCGCAGAAAACCCCGCCCGGCATTCCCGTGGCCGTGCCCTCCGTGGGAAACTTTCTAGCGCTGATCGGCAACCAAGCCTCGGCTCAACTGACGACGACCTTGACGCATACCATGACGCCCATGATCCCAATTGTTCCCCTCATCGTGCCGGGCAATGGAGAACAATTGCCCGACACCAGACGAAGCGATCACACAGCCTTTTGGGAACAAGGCATTCCCGCCGTGATGGCGACCGATACCGCGAATTTTCGAAATCCACACTATCATCGCTCGACCGATACGATCGATACACTCAACCTTCATTTCCTCAACGCCGTGGCGGATGCCGTCACAGCCGCAGTACTAGCGATCACCCAGTGACCTGATACGTAACCTTGCCATCGGCAATGTGGCTAGACTGTCCGACCAATAGGCTATCATGCGAGGACAACAAGTCATGAAACCGTTGTTGATACTGAGGAACTGGCCAACAACTTCAATATGGACGAAGGGGGGGGCGTCGTTATGAGACAAATCGTGGACTGCGCCGATTGCATGGCTCGCGGGTACCGACTCTTGCGGCATTTTCGCTCTGCCTCAAGCCCGTCAAGGACATTAAGAACCTCTGGCGGCAAACCGACTTGATGAAAATATAACCGCCGCCAGTTCCAGAGCGACTTCATGCCACATGCTCAATGCAAAAAGCTTACTGACTGCAGGCATAAACTGTTCCTCTTTGGCTAACATTGTAAAACCATGAAAACTTCGATTTTCTTTTCCTGGCAAAGCGACGCACCAACAAAAACCGGGAGAAACTTTTTACGAAAAGCTCTTGAAGAGGCCTGTGAAGAAATCGAAGCAGAATCCTACATTGATGACGCATTGCGCGACGAGCTCATAGTGGACAGTGACACACAAGGTGAAGCAGGCCAGCCGCCTATAGCAGAAACGATCTTTAGAAAAATTGATGCGGCTGCCGTCTTCGTTGCAGATGTGACGTTCGCCGCAACGCGAGTAGATGGACGGCCAACGCCAAATCCGAATGTGCTTATCGAGTATGGGTGGGCCTTGAAATCCTTAGGCCACTCCCGCGTCATCTCGGTTATGAATGACGCATACGGCGAGCCTTCCCATGAAACACTGCCTTTCGACCTTGCTCACGTTCGATGGCCGACACGCTTCAAATTGCCGGAGGGTGCCTCAGATCAACAAAAGGCCGATGAAAGGCGCAAATTGGTTACGAGCTTGAAGAAGGCTATCAAGGCTAGCATTGCAACGATATCACTACCTCCCGCCCAACCAGCACCCATATTCCCTAAAGCTGCTCCCAAAGACGGACCTGCCCGCTTCAGAAGTACAAATGTGGAACTCGGATACGATGAAGGTCATTGGAACCAGGGCAGCTATAAAGTTTTTCTAAAGCCGGGGCCTGCTATCTGGCTTCGCGTCATGCCCGCTACACCTCCTCAAAAGTCATGGACGCCTCGCCAACTCAAAGAACTCGCGATATCGGGTAATACTATTCACTTGCTCCCCTTCTTGCGGAGTTCTGGCTATAGCTGGTTGCGTGCTGAGGATGGCTGGGGAGTTTTCGACGTTTCTGGCGCAATTGACGAACAACAAAACCGCAAAGAAGCATCGAGCACAGTATTCGCCTTTCAGACTGGAGAAATATGGAGTACCGACACAACATTGCTCGCACGACATAGTAAGTGGATCCCCTTTTTCGAGGAAAATTTTAATGAGCGTTGTGCTCAGTATGCCCATTTCCTAAAAATGTTGGATGTGCCACCACCCTATCACTGGATAGCGGGGATTACCGGTGTTAAGGGCCGCCAGTTAACCGTGCCACCAGAGTCGGGTTACATGGACATAAGAACAGATGGTCCACTTTGCGTGAGTGATAGCATAGAAGTTGAAGGAACGTACCGGGCTGGCCAGACGACAAAAGAGGCAATGCTTCCCTTTTATACTGAAATTTTCGAAAAATGCGGCATGGAACGCCCTTCGTATCTGAACGGCTAGGATGGGGTCTCACGCAGTCTCACCGAATCATCTCGACTAGCCGTTCACACTCAAGCCAGCCTTATCCCTGCCTACTCCAGCCAAGACGAGCTTTTCTCTAACTCTTTGCTCTCGTGGATTCAGTGATTTCGAGTAGATCTGAATAGGGCTCAGAAGTGTCACCCTAAACTACTAAGCACAAGGGTGAGCCATCAGAATGGGTAACCATCCAAGCAAGGTTCGGACTATTGAAGCAGCATGGACACCGAACCAGATCTGCCGACTTTGGCGATGAACGGCTTCTCGTGTTTTCTGAGAAACTTCGAGATGGCCGGAAGAGCATCCACGAAGATGCGGGCCATCTCATCTCCTTGAAGATCGCCAGCAGTAAGGATAAACGCCGCGACACCGGCCTGCATGAGCGCCGTTCGTTCAAGATTCCGGTATCGGATGCGATGGTCTTTGGTGAGCACCACCCAGCCCTTCTGCCCGACGTAGGTTAACCACTGTTCGTCCTTGGCATCCGGCGGAAAATAATCGTCGTGAATCTGGACAATGGATCCGGCGGCGCGGAGAGCGGTGGCAATGCGTTTCTTCCCAAGAGAGCGGTCGAGGAAAAAGACGAGAGGTTCAGGCGGCGTCGAGGGCGAGCTCGCACCTGATGGCTTCTTCGATTTCGAACCGCTGACGTCCATAGTCATCTGCAAGCGCGTCCATCGATTCACCGGCTTTGTACCGCTCCGCAATCACGGCGGTCGGAATGCCGGTACCCGACAAGACGGGCCGGCCGAATGACACGTGTGGATCGATGACGACTGCCCGCGGCTCTTCACGAGACTCCCGTTTGCGGGTGAACGGATAGAGCCGGACAGGGATGCCTGAGAGATCTCGCTCGATCCGCTGCAGATGGGTCTGCAGCACTTCTTTCATGGCCAGTTGTCCTGCTTGCGAGATGTTGATCAACTGCCCAAACTTTTGAATGAATAGATCGAGGCCGTCCGTTTCAAACTCACGGTCGGCCAACGGATGTTTCGACGGGAATTGCTTGGAGAGATAGGCGACGGCTTTTCGCACTTTTTCCAGCGGAATGTTGTATTCTCGGCGAATTGCGTCAAGCACATGGATCTCGACGAGATTCATGAAAGAGAGGGATCGCGCACTTGGATCGGCCAACGCGATGATTGGCTTGGAAAATCGACGACTGGCAGGCCCTCCATAATATCGGCCCGTGACCCAGTCCCGAATGGTGGTCCGAGGGATGCGCAGGTATTGCGCGGCTTCCGCAAAGCCGTACGAAGGCAGCTCACGAATGTCGGTGGCGCGAGTGAAGGCTGATGATCTCCTCGGCATGATAAATACTTTATAGACCTGGTTACACACCCGGTCAAGGGAGAGCAGGGACTTGTTTATGGGAAGAGACCTTTCGGTAAAGACCCGACGGGCGATTGCTAATTTGTTCTCCCAACTGGACTACAACGCTCTCGGCCCGGTGTATTGCTATGAAGGTGGCGATGAATTCTGGAAGGCCAAGCGCAAGCCCTGTGAACGGCTGGGGAACCGGATCGCGCTGGCGCTGCGCGACCGCCTCGCCCCGCAGGGGCGAAGCCTCTACGTGGGAGCCGGCGTCGCGGAACTTCCGCCGCTGCTTATGGAAGCCCTCGACCTCCAGCGAGACGTCGCCCCATACAATCTTCGCCGCACTGAAGTCGCCGCCATCAATCGAGCCTGTCGCTCCTTGCCGGTCCGGTTTCACGCCCTTGATGCGGCGAAGGCCAAGGGACGGTTCGATCATCTCTGGATGGTGAGTGTGCTCAACGATCCGGAGCGATTCCCAGACCTGGCGCCGCTGTCCTATGGAAATGCGAATCCGGTCACCTTCGACCCTGCAAAGTTTGAACGGCAGCGGCGCATCGTCCGTTCGATTGTCGAGCGCGTCATGCCGAAGCTGAGCCTGCCTGGACTGGTCACGACCTCGACGGAAGAAGTGGTCTGGATCGCCGACTGGTGCCATCGCAAGAAGATCCCGTACCTCGTGGAACGGGTCCAATTCCCAACTGCCTTGGTGGGAGATCCGGTCTGTTTTATGAAGATTGGTTCGGCGGTGAAAAAAATTCGACGGCCCCGGATCGCTAGACCCTAAAGCCGGTGGGTGGCTTCGACGAATCGTCCATGTACTGGCGGGCGTACTTCACGTAATTCGCCGCCGACTCTTTGACCCAGGCCAACTCTTGCTCGGTCGCCGCACGTTTCACCTTGGCTGGAGATCCAAGGATTAGACTCTTGGGCGGCACAATTGTCCCTTCCGTGACGAGCGCCCCGGCGCCGATGACGGAATCTTCCCCGATCACAGCGCCATCCATCACAATCGCCCCCATGCCGACTAAGACACGGTCCTTGATCGTGCAGCCATGCAACACCACACTGTGCCCGATCGTCACCTCATTCCCAATGATCAAGGGATGAGTGTCGTGCGTCACGTGCAACATGCAGAGATCCTGCACGTTCGTCCGGTTCCCGATGCGGATGTAGTGGACATCGCCGCGGATCACGGCGTTGAACCAGACACTGCAATCCTCCCCCATCGCCACATCGCCAATCACTACGGCGGTGTCTTCGATAAAGCAGGAATCCGGGATCGTGGGCTTGACGCCTTTAAAAGTTCGGATCACGGACCGCACTGTAGGTGAAGCCTGCGCGGGATTTCAAGTCCCGCGAACTGAGGCGCGTTGACAGGCTTTTCACCCCTCCCGTAGACTGCCGGGCGATGTCTACGCCGCTGATTCAACTCGACCGCAAAAAACCGGCCAAGAAAGCCGCGCGGGCCAAGGCCGCCGACGCCGCTCATAAAACGACCATCGGCTTCGTCAATCTGGGCTGTTCCAAAAACCAGGTGGACTCGGAAGTGATGCTCGGCACGCTCGTGAACGACGGCTTTCAGTTGACCGGCAACCCGAAGAAAGCTGAGGTCGTCATCATCAATACCTGCGGTTTCATCGAAGAGGCCAAGCAGGAATCGATCAACACGATTCTCGAACATGGCAAACTGAAACAGAAGGGCGCCTGCAAGGTGCTGATTGCGGTGGGCTGTCTGGCCCAGCGCTATCAAGGCGACCTGCTCAAAGAACTACCTGAACTGGACGGAGTCGTCGGCACTGGCGAATTCGGCAAGATTGCCGAGATCTGCCGGGACCTTCTGACACCCAAAAAACGGCAGCAACGGCTCTGGATCAGCGAACCGCCCTATCTCTACGACGCGGATGCGCCGCGCCTCCGGCTCGGCAAGCCGCACAGCGCCTATGTGAAGATCGCCGAAGGCTGCAACCGGAACTGCGCCTTCTGCGCCATTCCCATCATGCGCGGGAAACAGCGGAGCCGCTCTATCGAGTCCATTGTGGCTGAAGCGACGCGCCTCGCCGGCGAGGGCGTGAAAGAGCTCAATCTCATTTCTCAGGACACGGTCAACTACGGCGTGGATCTCGGGATTCGAGACGGATTGACCGCGCTGCTTCGCGCGCTCGTGAAGGTGCCGGACATCCGCTGGATCAGGCCGTTCTATCTATACCCCCAGCAAGTCACCGATGAGCTGCTCGACCTCTATGCGGGCGAAGAAAAGATTACCAAGTACATCGACATGCCGCTCCAGCATATCAACGACCGGATGCTGAAGCGCATGCACCGGCTGGGAACTCGCGCCGCGATCGACAA
Proteins encoded in this region:
- a CDS encoding hypothetical protein (Evidence 4 : Unknown function but conserved in other organisms; MaGe:77311012), coding for MGRDLSVKTRRAIANLFSQLDYNALGPVYCYEGGDEFWKAKRKPCERLGNRIALALRDRLAPQGRSLYVGAGVAELPPLLMEALDLQRDVAPYNLRRTEVAAINRACRSLPVRFHALDAAKAKGRFDHLWMVSVLNDPERFPDLAPLSYGNANPVTFDPAKFERQRRIVRSIVERVMPKLSLPGLVTTSTEEVVWIADWCHRKKIPYLVERVQFPTALVGDPVCFMKIGSAVKKIRRPRIARP
- a CDS encoding hypothetical protein (Evidence 4 : Unknown function but conserved in other organisms; MaGe:77311009), producing MKTSIFFSWQSDAPTKTGRNFLRKALEEACEEIEAESYIDDALRDELIVDSDTQGEAGQPPIAETIFRKIDAAAVFVADVTFAATRVDGRPTPNPNVLIEYGWALKSLGHSRVISVMNDAYGEPSHETLPFDLAHVRWPTRFKLPEGASDQQKADERRKLVTSLKKAIKASIATISLPPAQPAPIFPKAAPKDGPARFRSTNVELGYDEGHWNQGSYKVFLKPGPAIWLRVMPATPPQKSWTPRQLKELAISGNTIHLLPFLRSSGYSWLRAEDGWGVFDVSGAIDEQQNRKEASSTVFAFQTGEIWSTDTTLLARHSKWIPFFEENFNERCAQYAHFLKMLDVPPPYHWIAGITGVKGRQLTVPPESGYMDIRTDGPLCVSDSIEVEGTYRAGQTTKEAMLPFYTEIFEKCGMERPSYLNG
- a CDS encoding conserved exported protein of unknown function (Evidence 4 : Unknown function but conserved in other organisms; MaGe:77311003); translation: MGSNKVRVDMRPTSWAMGAVLMAVLATGCTTTNQAGTAAEKEYNPPTSIYNVLDSTALVYSDPVAGSPINDNPIRWMGFLLHPLGHALDYAVNRPIYTLTGAFPYLFGFTAEDNMQDSQRR
- a CDS encoding hypothetical protein (Evidence 5 : Unknown function; MaGe:77311010) — its product is MLTKDHRIRYRNLERTALMQAGVAAFILTAGDLQGDEMARIFVDALPAISKFLRKHEKPFIAKVGRSGSVSMLLQ
- a CDS encoding hypothetical protein (Evidence 5 : Unknown function; MaGe:77311008), producing MHGSRVPTLAAFSLCLKPVKDIKNLWRQTDLMKI
- a CDS encoding putative antitoxin VapB45 (Evidence 3 : Putative function from multiple computational evidences; MaGe:77311011), with amino-acid sequence MPRRSSAFTRATDIRELPSYGFAEAAQYLRIPRTTIRDWVTGRYYGGPASRRFSKPIIALADPSARSLSFMNLVEIHVLDAIRREYNIPLEKVRKAVAYLSKQFPSKHPLADREFETDGLDLFIQKFGQLINISQAGQLAMKEVLQTHLQRIERDLSGIPVRLYPFTRKRESREEPRAVVIDPHVSFGRPVLSGTGIPTAVIAERYKAGESMDALADDYGRQRFEIEEAIRCELALDAA
- a CDS encoding Peptidase, M28 family (MaGe:77311007); this translates as MASHLLTHLAALVRERHPRTSPAALRETATYLSQQFTRAGLVADTHRFAAWGKPYDNVIGTKPAAHRTSAAPLILAAHYDTVEGSPGADDNASSLAVLLEVARRLAPTALARPVQFIAFCLEEEDLLGSRAYVKHLAATGHSVHGAIVLECVGYASDREGSQKTPPGIPVAVPSVGNFLALIGNQASAQLTTTLTHTMTPMIPIVPLIVPGNGEQLPDTRRSDHTAFWEQGIPAVMATDTANFRNPHYHRSTDTIDTLNLHFLNAVADAVTAAVLAITQ
- a CDS encoding Acetylglutamate kinase (MaGe:77311006), with the protein product MNRLIKKANILIEALPYIRTFRGKTVVIKYGGHAMTETALKERFAEDIVLLKYVGLNPVIVHGGGPQIDKMLTRLGIEAKFRHGVRITDEATMEIVEMVLAGKINMEIVELLNRHGGRSVGLSGKDGGLLMAQPLTAKSWAKSLGKDLEGDDQGDFGLVGEVQSVDSSLVLKLQQDHYIPVIAPIGTDKNGNTYNINADLVAGAIAASLHAEKLVMMTDIKGIRDANNRHLSTVSRKDVQRMVKKGVIGEGMLPKVHACLDALAGGAGKAHIIDGRIPHALLLEIFTRKGIGTEIVS
- a CDS encoding Ribosomal protein S12 methylthiotransferase RimO (MaGe:77311014), which encodes MSTPLIQLDRKKPAKKAARAKAADAAHKTTIGFVNLGCSKNQVDSEVMLGTLVNDGFQLTGNPKKAEVVIINTCGFIEEAKQESINTILEHGKLKQKGACKVLIAVGCLAQRYQGDLLKELPELDGVVGTGEFGKIAEICRDLLTPKKRQQRLWISEPPYLYDADAPRLRLGKPHSAYVKIAEGCNRNCAFCAIPIMRGKQRSRSIESIVAEATRLAGEGVKELNLISQDTVNYGVDLGIRDGLTALLRALVKVPDIRWIRPFYLYPQQVTDELLDLYAGEEKITKYIDMPLQHINDRMLKRMHRLGTRAAIDKLVDRIRTRIPGVAFRTAFIVGFPGETESAYQELKTYVTEREFDRVAVFLYSDEEDTSALSLDEKVERAVMDERRNELLTIQEGIASAQGQARIGSVLDVLIEGPSEETPLLLEGRHEGLAPEIDGVVYINDGSAHPGDFVKVEITDAATYDLVGHIVS
- a CDS encoding Tyrosine recombinase XerC (MaGe:77311005); this translates as MDDAIRAFMTFLAVERQASPETIRSYRSDLQQLTTFLIQAQSATKRPHRLPIGDVTTDSLRAYLHWLDRKGEKASSLARKLACLRSFYRFHVREGTVAKNPAEDIRSPKLPKTLPRVLTKDDANALMEFPKGVAPLSLRDRAILETLYSTGARVSEAVGLNLGDLNQADELVHLRGKGRKERIVPIGDVALQAIQAYRHSLNLAADRGHATMPLFLNHQGGRLTARSVARLVARYSSRLAGGAVSPHALRHSYATHLLDEGADLRSIQEMLGHASLSTTQKYTHLATDQLLAVYDRAHPRAKTTKTPPRKDPPAS
- a CDS encoding Methylenetetrahydrofolate--tRNA-(uracil-5-)-methyltransferase TrmFO (MaGe:77311004) translates to MRDDIVIIGGGLAGSEAAWQAANRGAKVTLYEMRPKEMTKAHKTGGLAELVCSNSLGSADPLNAPGILKEEMRRLGSLIIASAEQARVPAGSALAVDRDQFSLAITQALESHPNVRILHEEITEIPTDCLCIIATGPLTSDKLSAAIRAVTQSHHLYFFDAISPIIDTESINMDIVFAASRYDKGGADYLNCPMDEAQYNAFYDALMAAEKVQPKEFEKTPYFEACIPIEVMAERGRQTMLFGPLKPVGLEDPRTGKRPTAVIQLRTENVHRTCYNMVGFQTKLTYPEQKRVFRMIPGLEQAEFLRYGSLHRNTFINAPHLLLNTLQFKSRGTLFFAGQLIGVEGYTESAAMGGFAGINAARALAGLPLVTPPATTAHGCLVGHVASSDPKHFQPMNTNYGLFPPLAQPIRDKEKKRQLIAQRAREDFERWMTQSALS
- a CDS encoding Protein YrdA (MaGe:77311013), translating into MRSVIRTFKGVKPTIPDSCFIEDTAVVIGDVAMGEDCSVWFNAVIRGDVHYIRIGNRTNVQDLCMLHVTHDTHPLIIGNEVTIGHSVVLHGCTIKDRVLVGMGAIVMDGAVIGEDSVIGAGALVTEGTIVPPKSLILGSPAKVKRAATEQELAWVKESAANYVKYARQYMDDSSKPPTGFRV